One Cydia pomonella isolate Wapato2018A chromosome 15, ilCydPomo1, whole genome shotgun sequence DNA window includes the following coding sequences:
- the LOC133525827 gene encoding uncharacterized protein LOC133525827: MIKDCKVIPGESLTAQHRILVAELLMKRSIKVKKDRIPRIRWHRLDREEGHKLVNEIKDEMTTINNDNNAETTWNAFQSLCNQKAAEHLGVSKGPLSNDKDAKWWNGDVRVKVARKKTLFKQWQQTNDAFDNAAYKEAKKEAKRAHNVL; the protein is encoded by the coding sequence ATGATCAAAGATTGTAAAGTGATACCGGGAGAATCTCTGACCGCACAGCACAGAATTCTAGTTGCAGAGCTTCTAATGAAAAGGTCTATAAAGGTAAAGAAAGATAGAATACCAAGAATAAGATGGCACAGATTAGACCGAGAAGAAGGACATAAACTGGTCAACGAAATAAAGGATGAAATGACAACAATAAACAACGATAACAACGCTGAAACAACATGGAATGCCTTCCAAAGCCTCTGCAACCAGAAAGCAGCTGAGCATCTTGGCGTGTCAAAGGGACCCCTGAGCAACGACAAGGATGCGAAATGGTGGAATGGTGATGTGAGAGTTAAGGTCGCGCGAAAAAAGACCCTCTTTAAACAGTGGCAACAAACTAATGATGCATTTGATAACGCTGCGTACAAAGAGGCAAAGAAAGAGGCGAAGAGGGCGCACAATGTATTATAG